In Candidatus Dormiibacterota bacterium, one DNA window encodes the following:
- a CDS encoding kelch repeat-containing protein → MSASAAARPRALRPLVVAALLLAGLSPAARSPAAGHAAAPARAAWSATQSLDTGRDHATATLLQNGRVLVAGGVSNGTCLETAELYDPPTGRWGPAGSMATARYAATATRLQDGRVLVAGGILDGRHLGSAELYDPGTRTWSATGPMTTGRALHTATLLADGEVLVTGGFDGTNELASTELYDPTVGRWRPGLPMTSPRMAHTATRLTDGRVLVVGGIAVRDLPLPITPRLPIVGVYTRGPAAEVYTPVPGGWLATANPTVDRVAHTATRLGDGRVLVIGGYDVETGRPLASAELYTPATDTWSDTASMGSPHAVHTATDLADGSVLVAGGGTLDGYGTSSAAERYLPASGSWTGAGTMAWARALHTATRLPDGRVLVAGGRRAGTGTLAVAELFGG, encoded by the coding sequence ATGTCCGCGTCCGCAGCCGCGCGGCCGAGAGCCCTGCGCCCCCTCGTGGTCGCCGCCCTGCTCCTGGCCGGCCTGTCGCCGGCGGCTCGCAGTCCCGCCGCCGGCCATGCCGCGGCGCCCGCCCGGGCGGCCTGGTCGGCCACGCAGAGCCTCGACACCGGCCGGGACCACGCCACCGCCACGCTCCTGCAGAACGGAAGGGTGCTGGTCGCCGGCGGCGTCAGCAACGGCACCTGCCTGGAGACCGCGGAGCTCTACGACCCCCCGACCGGGCGCTGGGGACCGGCGGGGAGCATGGCCACCGCCCGGTACGCGGCCACCGCCACCCGGCTCCAGGACGGACGGGTGCTGGTGGCGGGGGGCATCCTCGACGGGCGGCATCTCGGCAGCGCCGAGCTCTACGATCCTGGGACCCGTACCTGGTCGGCCACCGGGCCGATGACCACGGGGCGCGCGCTGCACACCGCCACCCTCCTCGCCGACGGCGAGGTGCTGGTGACCGGCGGGTTCGACGGCACCAACGAGCTGGCGTCGACCGAGCTCTACGACCCCACCGTCGGCCGCTGGCGTCCGGGCCTGCCGATGACCTCGCCGCGGATGGCGCACACCGCCACCCGGCTCACCGACGGCCGGGTGCTGGTGGTCGGCGGCATCGCGGTGCGAGACCTGCCGCTGCCGATCACGCCCCGGCTGCCGATCGTGGGTGTGTACACGCGGGGACCGGCCGCCGAGGTCTACACCCCGGTGCCGGGAGGCTGGCTCGCCACCGCCAACCCCACCGTCGACCGGGTGGCGCACACCGCCACGCGCCTCGGCGACGGGCGGGTGCTGGTGATCGGCGGGTACGACGTGGAGACCGGCCGCCCCCTCGCCTCCGCGGAGCTGTACACCCCGGCCACCGACACGTGGAGCGACACCGCGAGCATGGGCTCCCCCCACGCCGTCCACACCGCCACCGACCTCGCGGACGGCAGCGTGCTGGTGGCCGGTGGCGGCACCCTGGACGGGTACGGAACCAGCTCGGCCGCCGAGCGCTACCTGCCCGCGAGCGGCAGCTGGACGGGGGCGGGGACGATGGCCTGGGCCCGCGCCCTCCACACCGCCACCCGGCTGCCCGACGGCAGGGTGCTGGTTGCCGGCGGGCGCCGCGCGGGCACTGGCACACTGGCCGTCGCCGAGCTCTTCGGCGGGTGA
- a CDS encoding succinate dehydrogenase — translation MTVSSEVAGSGRGAGVGDAGVTTSVLARLRRDAPWWLLPVTVVVVLGGFIVYSIWASTTGVGEAPNAPYLSPLYSPAWLANHIPVFPGLLCILVPIAFRSTCYYYRKAYHRSFFWDPPACAVPELRHGRYRGETAFPLILNNLHRFALYGAIVYIPILGFDAVNALSLGGHLYLGLGTAIMVVNVVLLAGYTFSCHSFRHLVGGNVDCFSCVRFGQQRHSTWRAVTRLNVFHPTWAWVSLFSVWAVDGYIRMLHAGWFTDPHILFR, via the coding sequence ATGACGGTCAGCTCGGAGGTCGCCGGGTCGGGCAGGGGAGCGGGCGTCGGCGACGCCGGCGTCACCACCAGCGTCCTCGCCCGGCTGCGGCGGGACGCGCCCTGGTGGCTGCTGCCGGTCACCGTCGTGGTCGTCCTCGGCGGCTTCATCGTCTACTCGATCTGGGCGTCGACCACCGGCGTGGGCGAGGCCCCGAACGCGCCCTACCTCTCGCCGCTGTACTCGCCGGCATGGCTGGCGAACCACATCCCGGTGTTCCCCGGGCTGCTCTGCATCCTCGTCCCGATCGCGTTCCGGAGCACCTGCTACTACTACCGCAAGGCGTACCACCGGTCCTTCTTCTGGGACCCGCCCGCCTGCGCCGTGCCCGAGCTGCGCCACGGGAGGTACCGGGGTGAGACCGCCTTCCCCCTGATCCTCAACAACCTGCATCGCTTCGCCCTCTACGGGGCGATCGTGTACATCCCCATCCTCGGCTTCGACGCCGTCAACGCCCTCAGCCTCGGCGGCCACCTCTACCTGGGGCTGGGCACGGCGATCATGGTGGTGAACGTGGTGCTGCTCGCCGGCTACACCTTCTCATGCCACTCCTTCCGCCACCTGGTCGGGGGCAACGTCGACTGCTTCTCCTGTGTGCGCTTCGGCCAGCAGCGGCACAGCACCTGGAGGGCGGTGACCCGGTTGAACGTCTTCCACCCCACCTGGGCGTGGGTCAGCCTCTTCAGCGTCTGGGCCGTCGACGGCTACATCCGGATGCTCCACGCCGGCTGGTTCACCGACCCCCACATCCTCTTCCGATGA
- a CDS encoding FAD-binding protein, producing MIPESYDTIDCDVLVIGAGGAGLRAAVAAGEAGCDTVVVTKSLLGKAHTVMAEGGIGAALGNVDPRDNWGVHFADTMLGGQLLNNWRMVEIFAQEVIDRVYELERWGGLFDRTPDGRISQRAFGAHTFWRLAHVGDRTGLELIRTCQDRAVHTPNVTVHMEYTLTTLLKDGDRVAGAVGYRRNDGSFVVFRAKAVVLGSGGWGRMYKHTSNSWEGTGDGAALAYRAGAELLDMEFVQFHPTGMIWPPGARGILVTEAVRGEGGRLYNSLGERFMETYDPKKMELSSRDVVARSIYKEAQAGRGSPHGGAFLDVRHRGAEYIKKRLPSMYEQFHALASVDITKEPMEVGPTIHYTMGGVRVAPETGATTVPGLYAAGEVSGGLHGANRLGGNSLGDILVFGRRAGEAAAAEVAGRVHAAVDERQVEAEQRALLAYLDPHEEGENPYLLHEALQEAMQDDAGIARTEESLTRSLHAIQELCERAPRMRVGGRRILNPGWHTCRDVVNMLVISEAIVRSGLERRESRGSQWRLDFPDLSEEQGKVNYVTYDGGDGMRIRALSREPIPQRLQRLVDEELALRAVTTIPVRPDQRIEGPAVAAAGREA from the coding sequence ATGATCCCCGAGAGCTACGACACGATCGACTGCGACGTCCTCGTCATCGGAGCCGGCGGGGCCGGCCTCCGCGCCGCCGTCGCCGCCGGCGAGGCCGGCTGCGACACCGTGGTGGTGACCAAGTCGCTGCTCGGCAAGGCCCACACGGTGATGGCCGAGGGCGGCATCGGCGCGGCGCTCGGCAACGTCGACCCCCGGGACAACTGGGGGGTCCACTTCGCCGACACCATGCTCGGCGGCCAGCTGCTCAACAACTGGCGGATGGTGGAGATCTTCGCCCAGGAGGTCATCGACCGCGTTTACGAGCTGGAGCGCTGGGGCGGCCTCTTCGATCGCACCCCCGACGGTCGCATCAGCCAGCGCGCCTTCGGGGCGCACACCTTCTGGCGGCTCGCCCACGTCGGCGACCGCACCGGGCTGGAGCTGATCCGCACCTGCCAGGACCGGGCCGTGCACACCCCCAACGTCACCGTGCACATGGAGTACACGCTCACCACCCTGCTGAAGGACGGCGACCGGGTGGCCGGCGCGGTCGGCTACCGGCGCAACGACGGCAGCTTCGTCGTCTTCCGCGCCAAGGCGGTGGTCCTGGGCAGCGGCGGCTGGGGACGGATGTACAAGCACACCAGCAACTCGTGGGAGGGCACCGGCGACGGCGCCGCGCTCGCCTACCGCGCCGGCGCCGAGCTCCTCGACATGGAGTTCGTGCAGTTCCACCCCACCGGGATGATCTGGCCACCGGGGGCGCGCGGCATCCTGGTCACCGAGGCGGTGCGCGGTGAGGGCGGCCGGCTCTACAACTCGCTCGGCGAACGCTTCATGGAGACGTACGACCCCAAGAAGATGGAGCTGTCCTCCCGCGACGTGGTCGCCCGCTCCATCTACAAGGAGGCCCAGGCGGGCCGCGGGTCACCCCACGGCGGCGCCTTCCTCGACGTCCGCCATCGCGGCGCCGAGTACATCAAGAAGCGGCTGCCCTCGATGTACGAACAGTTCCACGCACTCGCCTCGGTGGACATCACCAAGGAGCCGATGGAGGTCGGGCCCACCATCCACTACACCATGGGCGGGGTGCGGGTCGCGCCCGAGACCGGCGCCACCACCGTCCCCGGCCTGTACGCCGCCGGCGAGGTGAGCGGCGGCCTCCACGGCGCCAACCGCCTCGGCGGCAACTCGCTCGGCGACATCCTCGTCTTCGGCAGGCGCGCCGGTGAGGCCGCCGCCGCCGAGGTCGCGGGGCGCGTCCACGCCGCCGTCGACGAGCGCCAGGTCGAGGCCGAGCAGCGGGCGCTGCTCGCCTATCTCGATCCCCACGAGGAGGGCGAGAACCCCTACCTGCTCCACGAGGCGCTCCAGGAGGCGATGCAGGACGACGCCGGCATCGCCCGCACCGAGGAGTCGCTGACCCGCTCGCTGCACGCCATCCAGGAGCTGTGCGAGCGGGCTCCGCGGATGCGGGTGGGCGGCCGCCGCATCCTCAACCCCGGCTGGCACACCTGCCGGGACGTGGTGAACATGCTGGTGATCAGCGAGGCGATCGTCCGCAGCGGGCTGGAGCGGAGGGAGAGCCGCGGCTCGCAGTGGCGCCTCGATTTCCCCGACCTCAGCGAGGAGCAGGGGAAGGTCAACTACGTCACCTACGACGGCGGCGACGGGATGCGCATCCGGGCCCTGTCCCGCGAGCCCATCCCGCAGCGCCTGCAGCGCCTGGTCGACGAGGAGCTGGCGCTGCGCGCCGTCACCACCATCCCCGTCCGGCCCGACCAGCGGATCGAGGGCCCGGCCGTCGCAGCGGCGGGCAGGGAGGCCTGA
- a CDS encoding succinate dehydrogenase/fumarate reductase iron-sulfur subunit has translation MAIAERPAERGTAPQPGAGSGSDGPPLEFHVFKGIPGEEQGDVTYRVPPVTGMVVLDAIHWIQKHVDTDLACRWNCKAAKCGSCSAEINGMPRLMCKTRIDDLPEGPITVRPMKAFPLIKDLVTDVSHNYEVNRRIPQFTPAADEPTPFVIKDIDLERIYEFRKCIECFLCQDVCHVLRSHDLQEQFYGPRFFVRVASLEMHPKDTVDRLEATRTEGGLGYCNITKCCTEVCPEHIHITDNAIIPLKERVADRHWDPLRAVSRLLLGRR, from the coding sequence ATGGCGATCGCGGAGAGACCCGCCGAGCGGGGGACGGCCCCGCAGCCCGGAGCCGGCTCGGGGAGCGATGGTCCGCCCCTCGAGTTCCACGTCTTCAAGGGCATCCCCGGCGAGGAGCAGGGCGACGTCACCTACCGGGTGCCGCCGGTGACCGGCATGGTGGTGCTCGACGCCATCCACTGGATCCAGAAGCACGTCGACACCGACCTCGCCTGCCGCTGGAACTGCAAGGCCGCCAAGTGCGGCAGCTGCTCCGCCGAGATCAACGGCATGCCCCGGCTGATGTGCAAGACCCGCATCGACGACCTCCCCGAGGGCCCGATCACGGTGCGCCCGATGAAGGCCTTCCCGCTGATCAAGGACCTGGTCACCGACGTCTCGCACAACTACGAGGTGAACCGGCGCATCCCCCAGTTCACCCCGGCGGCGGACGAGCCGACCCCGTTCGTGATCAAGGACATCGACCTGGAGCGGATCTACGAGTTCCGCAAGTGCATCGAGTGCTTCCTCTGCCAGGACGTCTGCCACGTGCTCCGCAGCCACGACCTCCAGGAGCAGTTCTACGGGCCCCGCTTCTTCGTCCGCGTCGCCTCGCTGGAGATGCACCCCAAGGACACCGTCGACCGCCTCGAGGCCACCCGCACCGAGGGCGGCCTCGGCTACTGCAACATCACCAAGTGCTGCACCGAGGTGTGCCCGGAGCACATCCACATCACCGACAACGCGATCATCCCGCTCAAGGAGCGGGTGGCCGACCGCCACTGGGACCCGCTCCGCGCGGTGAGCCGGCTCCTGCTCGGCAGGCGCTGA
- the mdh gene encoding malate dehydrogenase: MRAKITVVGAGNVGATLAQRLAERNYADVVLVDIVEGLPQGKALDMLQAGPIVGYDSLVTGTNGYDETAGSDIVVVTSGIARKPGMSRDDLVMTNARVIASVVREVASRSPETILLMVTNPLDAMAQLAGAVSGFPRERVIGMAGVLDTARFRTFIARELDASVEDVDAYVLGGHGDTMVPLTRFSTVAGVPVADLIPRERLEAIVQRARDGGAEIVGLLKTGSAYYAPSAAAAQMVDAILLDKRQVLPCSVRLEGEYGIRGLFTGVPCRLGTGGLVEVLEVRLSEDESAALHRSAEAVRDVVDVIDSRRDEVGAGIPTLGTGALIGSRP, translated from the coding sequence GTGCGCGCGAAGATCACCGTGGTCGGTGCCGGCAACGTCGGCGCCACCCTCGCCCAGCGTCTCGCCGAGCGGAACTACGCCGACGTCGTGCTGGTCGACATCGTCGAGGGACTGCCCCAGGGCAAGGCGCTCGACATGCTCCAGGCCGGCCCCATCGTCGGCTACGACTCCCTCGTCACCGGCACCAACGGCTACGACGAGACCGCCGGGTCCGACATCGTCGTCGTCACCAGCGGGATCGCCCGCAAGCCGGGGATGTCGCGCGACGACCTGGTCATGACCAACGCCCGGGTCATCGCCTCGGTGGTGAGGGAGGTGGCGAGCCGCTCGCCCGAGACCATCCTCCTGATGGTCACCAACCCGCTCGACGCCATGGCCCAGCTCGCCGGCGCGGTCAGCGGCTTCCCCCGGGAGCGGGTCATCGGCATGGCCGGGGTGCTCGACACCGCCCGCTTCCGCACCTTCATCGCCCGCGAGCTCGACGCCTCGGTCGAGGACGTCGACGCCTACGTGCTCGGCGGCCACGGCGACACCATGGTGCCGCTCACCCGCTTCTCCACGGTCGCGGGCGTCCCCGTCGCCGACCTGATCCCCCGCGAGCGGCTCGAGGCGATCGTGCAGCGCGCCCGCGACGGCGGCGCCGAGATCGTCGGCCTGCTCAAGACCGGGAGCGCCTACTACGCGCCGAGCGCGGCGGCCGCCCAGATGGTCGACGCCATCCTCCTCGACAAGCGCCAGGTGCTGCCCTGCAGCGTCCGCCTCGAGGGCGAGTACGGCATCCGCGGCCTCTTCACCGGGGTGCCCTGCCGGCTCGGCACCGGCGGCCTCGTCGAGGTGCTCGAGGTGCGGCTGAGCGAGGACGAGAGCGCCGCGCTCCACCGCAGCGCCGAGGCGGTCCGCGACGTCGTCGACGTCATCGACAGCCGCCGCGACGAGGTGGGCGCCGGCATCCCCACGCTCGGCACCGGGGCGCTGATCGGGTCGCGGCCCTAG